In Flavobacterium lacustre, a genomic segment contains:
- a CDS encoding DUF547 domain-containing protein: protein MPKYYINLSERILEKARLGEDSSSLRKELYFTRASNLVSKLNTDNLKKTFWLNIYEAYTLIMISESKDSKNFLKRKRIKFSHYLLSLEDIKYGILKAHKYKIGIYYINNPFYPNFIKRLAVEKTDKHLNQSLNKMPLNKKTKFEKDYS, encoded by the coding sequence ATGCCAAAATATTATATCAATTTATCTGAGCGTATACTTGAAAAAGCAAGACTTGGTGAAGATTCGAGTTCTTTGAGAAAGGAATTGTATTTTACCAGAGCTAGCAATTTAGTTTCAAAATTGAATACTGACAATTTAAAAAAGACATTTTGGCTGAATATTTATGAAGCTTATACACTAATTATGATTTCCGAATCTAAAGATTCAAAAAATTTCCTAAAACGTAAAAGAATTAAATTCTCACACTACCTTTTGTCGTTAGAGGATATTAAATATGGTATTTTGAAAGCACATAAATATAAAATCGGCATATATTACATCAATAATCCTTTTTATCCGAATTTCATCAAAAGATTGGCTGTCGAAAAAACAGACAAACATTTGAATCAATCTTTAAATAAAATGCCATTGAATAAGAAAACAAAATTTGAAAAAGATTATTCATAA
- a CDS encoding polysaccharide biosynthesis/export family protein — MIKKTTNFFLLIIGVLIFLSSCSTKKDLIYFNDINIKEQDNTVFSEGKIQRNDILSIVISSSSPDLASMYNTNQADSSLTGYLVTIDGTITLPILGKIKVQELTIQELENLLIKKLIDGNHLSNPTVTVRLRNAKFTVLGEVKMPGTYTFNEQNISILQALGYAGDLTIHGKRQNVLIIREENNKKTYMTIDLTSKKWFDSPYYYIKPNDVIYVNPNGAKVTSSGYVSSFGNLLAVISIALSTILILTK; from the coding sequence ATGATTAAAAAAACAACTAATTTCTTTTTACTTATTATCGGAGTTCTTATATTTTTAAGTTCTTGCTCTACTAAAAAAGATTTGATTTATTTCAATGATATAAATATAAAAGAACAAGACAACACTGTTTTTTCTGAAGGGAAAATTCAAAGAAATGATATTTTAAGCATTGTTATTTCTTCAAGCTCTCCCGATTTAGCTTCAATGTACAATACAAATCAAGCTGATTCATCCTTAACAGGCTATTTAGTTACAATAGACGGCACAATTACACTACCTATTTTAGGAAAAATAAAAGTTCAAGAATTAACTATTCAAGAATTAGAAAATCTCTTAATTAAGAAATTAATAGATGGAAATCATCTATCAAACCCCACAGTAACTGTACGGTTAAGAAATGCAAAATTTACTGTTCTTGGGGAAGTAAAAATGCCTGGTACTTATACTTTTAATGAACAAAACATCAGTATTCTTCAAGCACTAGGATATGCTGGTGATTTAACCATTCATGGTAAAAGACAGAATGTATTAATAATCAGAGAAGAAAATAATAAAAAAACATACATGACTATTGATTTAACTTCAAAGAAATGGTTTGATTCTCCTTACTACTATATAAAACCAAACGATGTAATTTATGTAAATCCGAATGGTGCAAAAGTAACGTCATCCGGTTATGTCAGTAGTTTTGGTAACTTATTGGCAGTGATTTCAATTGCATTATCTACCATTTTAATATTAACAAAATAA